One Candida dubliniensis CD36 chromosome 1, complete sequence genomic region harbors:
- a CDS encoding glutamate synthase, putative (Similar to S. cerevisiae GLT1;~Similar to C. albicans GLT1), translating into MSPSASYLPQEEFSTTNVYDYDEVPENKSWASSLPVAKGLYNPELEKDACGVGFTCHLKGVPSHKIVSDAKSLLCNMTHRGGELNPQDGDGAGLLSSIPHKFLKREFQYYCNVELPAKGQYGVGNVFFKKDDAVFEKSKKTFESIADSLGLKVLGWREVPHDSSILGAAALSREPYILQPAVVYKEIWGQDVSDDEFDSKYRKDFEKRLFILRKQASHTIGLHNWFYICSLSNKTIVYKGQLAPKQVYSYYHDLVNAEYESHFALVHSRFSTNTFPSWDRAQPLRLAAHNGEINTLRGNKNWMRAKEGVMKSKLFGDEMDKLFPIIEEGGSDSAAFDNVLELLVINGVVSLPEAVMMMIPEAWQNDENIDPKKKAFYEWAACLMEPWDGPALFTFADDRYCGANLDRNGLRPCRYYVIDDDRMICASEVGVIEIQPEKVIQKGRLQPGRMLLVDTKEGRIVDDRELKNKVASRYDFKSWVLANMISLQDLNEKLAARKIDIEAKPIDVNVNVQSDPRLVAAGYSHEQILFVLAPMAEGNEALGSMGNDNALACISEQPKLLYEYFRQLFAQVTNPPIDPIREKIVMSLECYVGPQGNLLEMKPDQLNRLLLKSPILTSSELLTIKNIQTVYPSWSVANIDITFEKSEGIQGYINTIDRICQAASQAIADDNQIIILSDVATCAERLPISALIAVGAVHHHLVRQKQRSKVALIIETQEAKEVHHACCLVGYGADAINPYLAMETLVRMKHQGLLKNESLTEEKIIQNYKGSIDAGILKVMSKMGISTLASYKGAQIFEALGIDNSVIDRCFAGTASRIKGVTFEYIAQDAFTLHERGYPTRDTIKPIGLPETGEYHWRDGGDTHINDPAAIASLQDAVRNKNERAYEAYAKKENEAVRNCTLRGLLDFEFESSTEVPIDQVEPWTEIVRRFFTGAMSYGSISMESHSTLAVAMNRLGGKSNTGEGGEDAARSQVHENGDTMRSAIKQVASGRFGVTSYYLADADELQIKMAQGAKPGEGGELPGNKVSAEIGKTRHSTPGVGLISPPPHHDIYSIEDLKQLLYDLKCANPRARTSVKLVSEVGVGIVAAGVAKAGSENILVSGGDGGTGAAKLTSIKYAGLPWELGLAESHQTLVLNDLRGRVILQTDGQIRTGRDIAIACLLGAEEWGFATSPLIAMGCIYMRKCHLGTCPVGIATQDPELRKKFEGTPEHVINFFYYLANDLRKFMAKLGFRTINEMVGRTEKLKVREDLRNTKNANIDLSPILTPAHTIRPGVATHCVRKQDHKLHIRVDNKLIDESELTLAKGLPVTIDCEVVNTDRSLGTTLSYRVSKTFGEQGLPHDTIHVNVTGSAGQSFGAFLASGVTLELEGDANDYIGKGLSGGRIIVYPPRESKFKAEDQIIAGNTAFFGATSGSAFIRGIAAERFAVRNSGAIIVTEGTGDHGCEYMSGGRVVVLGSTGRNFGSGMCGGIAYVLDMAQDFAEKVNGAQVELSQVTETEEIAFLRNLIEDHRHYTGSEVADNILNDFNRYLPRFVKVLPNDYKKVLEKEKKLAEEAKKKELSTFLKSIKEDPESDVTNGEAYKIKKGHVHHPNKGKNEPKVADVEDTIFNTEFEKKAPVKLDKLRGFMKYKRRNEKYRDAKARTKDWNEMTSRLTKEELKYETARCMDCGVPFCTSDTGCPISNVIPKWNELVFNDRWFDALQRLLMTNNFPEFTGRICPAPCNGACVLGINEDPVNIKSVECAIIDHGFEQGWIKPTPPAHRTGKTVAVIGSGPAGLAAADQLNKAGHLVTVYERSDRPGGLLMYGIPNMKLDKGIVKRRTDLLAAEGVEFICNTTVGEDITVSELKSQFDAVVFAVGSTIPRDLRIPGRELKNINFAMQLLHSNTKALLDDQLEDIRKNLAGKNVVVIGGGDTGNDCLGTSTRHGAKSVTNFELLPHPPNARPKDNPWPQWPRIFRVDYGHTEVATHYGKDPREYSILSKEFVGDEEGNVKGIKTVRVEWKRSDSGAWQMAEVPGSEEFFPADVILLSMGFLGPEADNLEVQKTKRGTITTVDPNVYKVNKDDNVFAAGDCRRGQSLVVWGIQEGRQCAREVDEYLMGSTRLPGNGSVEQRNYKLLEELAEKV; encoded by the coding sequence ATGAGTCCTAGTGCATCTTATTTACCCCAAGAGGAGTTTAGTACTACTAATGTTTACGATTACGACGAAGTCCCAGAAAACAAATCATGGGCTTCTTCTTTGCCAGTGGCCAAAGGTTTATATAACCCtgaattagaaaaagaTGCTTGTGGGGTTGGTTTCACCTGCCATTTGAAAGGGGTTCCATCTCATAAAATAGTGTCTGATGCTAAAAGTTTATTATGTAACATGACCCACAGAGGTGGGGAATTGAATCCACAAGATGGTGATGGTGCTGGTTTGTTGAGTTCCATTCCTCataaattcttgaaaaGAGAATTTCAATACTACTGTAATGTTGAATTGCCAGCTAAAGGTCAATACGGTGTAGGTAAcgtttttttcaaaaaagatgatgctgtatttgaaaaatcaaagaaaacttTTGAAAGCATTGCTGATTCCTTAGGATTGAAAGTTTTGGGTTGGAGAGAAGTGCCTCACgattcttcaattttggGTGCTGCCGCATTATCAAGAGAACCATATATATTGCAACCAGCTGTTGTTTATAAAGAAATATGGGGTCAAGACGTTTcagatgatgaatttgattctaAATACAgaaaagattttgaaaaaagattgtttattttaaGAAAACAAGCTTCTCACACCATTGGATTGCACAATTGGTTCTACATTTGTTCACTTTCCAACAAAACTATTGTCTACAAAGGTCAATTGGCTCCTAAACAAGTTTACTCATACTATCATGATTTGGTAAACGCTGAATACGAGTCCCATTTTGCTTTGGTCCACTCCCGTTTCTCCACCAACACTTTCCCATCTTGGGACAGAGCCCAACCATTGAGATTGGCAGCACACAATGGTGAAATCAATACTTTGAGAGGTAACAAAAACTGGATGAGAGCCAAAGAAGGGGTTATGAAATCCAAATTGTTTGGTGATGAAATGGATAAATTATTCCCCATTATTGAAGAAGGTGGATCTGATTCAGCTGCATTTGATAACGTTTTGGAATTATTGGTTATCAATGGTGTTGTCTCCTTACCAGAAGCTgttatgatgatgattccAGAAGCTTGGCAGAATGATGAAAACATTGatccaaagaaaaaggcCTTTTACGAATGGGCTGCTTGTTTGATGGAACCATGGGATGGTCCAGCTTTGTTCACATTTGCCGATGACAGATACTGTGGTGCTAATTTAGATCGTAATGGTTTGAGACCATGTCGTTACTATGTTATTGACGATGATCGTATGATTTGTGCTTCCGAGGTTGGTGTTATTGAAATTCAACCGGAAAAAGTTATACAGAAAGGCAGATTACAGCCTGGTAGAATGTTATTGGTTGATACTAAAGAAGGTCGTATTGTCGATGACCGtgaattaaaaaacaaGGTTGCTTCAAGATATGACTTTAAATCTTGGGTTTTGGCTAACATGATTAGTTTGCAagatttaaatgaaaaattggcGGCcagaaaaattgatattgagGCAAAACCCATTGATGTGAATGTCAATGTTCAATCAGACCCAAGATTGGTTGCTGCTGGGTACTCTCATGAACaaatattgtttgttttagCTCCAATGGCTGAAGGTAATGAAGCATTGGGGTCCATGGGTAACGATAACGCCTTGGCATGTATTTCAGAACAGCCTAAATTGTTATATGAATATTTCCGTCAATTGTTTGCTCAAGTCACAAATCCACCTATTGATCCAATCAGAGAAAAAATTGTCATGTCTTTGGAATGTTATGTTGGTCCTCAAGGTAACTTGTTAGAAATGAAACCCGACCAATTGAACAGATTGTTATTGAAGTCACCCATTTTGACCAGTTCTGAATTGTTGACCATTAAGAACATTCAAACTGTTTATCCATCCTGGTCAGTTGCCAACATCGACATcacttttgaaaaatctgAAGGTATTCAAGGATACATTAATACCATCGATAGAATTTGTCAAGCTGCATCTCAAGCTATTGCTGAtgataatcaaattatcattttgaGTGATGTTGCTACTTGTGCTGAAAGATTACCAATTTCTGCTTTAATTGCTGTTGGTGCcgttcatcatcatttggTTAGACAAAAGCAACGTTCAAAAGTCGCTCTTATAATTGAAACTCAAGAAGCCAAAGAAGTTCACCATGCATGTTGTTTGGTTGGATATGGTGCCGATGCCATCAACCCATACTTGGCAATGGAAACTTTGGTGAGAATGAAACATCAAggtttgttgaaaaatgaaagttTGACCGAAGagaaaattattcaaaattacAAAGGATCCATCGATGCTGGTATTTTGAAGGTTATGTCGAAAATGGGTATTTCCACTTTGGCTTCATATAAGGGGGCTCAAATCTTTGAAGCTCTTGGTATTGATAACTCAGTTATTGATAGATGTTTTGCTGGTACTGCATCTAGAATCAAAGGTGTTACTTTTGAATACATTGCTCAAGATGCTTTTACATTACACGAAAGAGGGTATCCAACTAGAGACACTATCAAACCAATAGGGTTACCCGAAACCGGTGAATATCACTGGAGAGATGGAGGTGATACACATATCAATGATCCAGCTGCCATTGCCTCATTACAAGATGCAGTTCGTAACAAGAATGAAAGAGCTTACGAGGCTTATgccaagaaagaaaatgaagCTGTTCGTAACTGTACTTTGCGTGGGTTGTTAGATTTTGAGTTTGAATCGTCAACTGAAGTCCCTATTGATCAAGTCGAACCATGGACGGAAATTGTTCGTCGTTTTTTCACTGGTGCCATGTCTTATGGTTCCATTTCAATGGAATCACATTCCACTTTAGCAGTTGCCATGAACAGATTGGGTGGTAAATCCAACACCGGTGAAGGTGGTGAAGATGCAGCCAGATCACAAGTTCATGAAAATGGTGATACCATGAGATCCGCCATTAAACAAGTTGCTTCTGGTAGATTTGGGGTCACATCATACTACTTGGCTGATGCTGATGAattacaaatcaaaatggCCCAAGGTGCCAAGCCTGGTGAAGGTGGTGAATTGCCAGGGAACAAGGTATCTGCTGAAATTGGTAAGACCAGACATTCTACTCCAGGTGTAGGGTTGATTTCTCCACCACCTCATCATGATATTTActcaattgaagatttgaaacaattgtTATATGATTTGAAATGTGCCAATCCAAGAGCCAGAACTTCAGTCAAATTAGTTTCCGAAGTTGGTGTTGGTATTGTTGCTGCTGGTGTTGCCAAAGCCGGTTCAGAAAACATTTTAGTTTctggtggtgatggtggtaCTGGTGCTGCCAAATTGACTTCTATCAAATATGCTGGTTTGCCATGGGAATTGGGTTTAGCTGAGTCTCATCAAACTTTGGTTTTGAATGATTTGAGAGGTAGAGTTATTTTGCAAACTGATGGACAAATCAGAACAGGTAGAGACATTGCCATTGCTTGTTTGTTGGGTGCTGAAGAATGGGGGTTTGCCACTTCGCCATTAATTGCTATGGGTTGTATTTACATGAGAAAATGTCACTTGGGTACTTGTCCAGTTGGTATTGCCACCCAAGATCCAGAATTGAGAAAGAAATTCGAAGGTACACCAGAACAtgtcatcaatttcttttactATTTGGCCAATGATTTAAGAAAATTCATGGCAAAATTAGGGTTCAGAACTATTAATGAGATGGTGGGTAGAactgaaaaattgaaggtTAGAGAAGATTTGAGAAACACCAAGAATGCCAATATTGACTTATCGCCAATTTTGACTCCTGCCCACACTATCAGACCTGGTGTTGCTACTCATTGTGTTAGAAAGCAAGATCATAAATTGCATATCAGAGTTGAtaacaaattgattgatgaatCGGAATTGACTTTGGCTAAAGGTTTGCCAGTTACTATTGATTGTGAAGTTGTCAACACTGACCGTTCTTTGGGTACCACATTGTCGTACCGTGTTTCCAAGACTTTTGGTGAACAAGGTTTGCCACATGACACTATCCATGTTAATGTGACTGGTTCTGCTGGTCAATCGTTTGGTGCCTTTTTGGCGTCTGGTGTCACTTTAGAATTAGAGGGTGACGCCAACGATTACATTGGGAAAGGTTTATCTGGTGGTAGAATTATTGTCTACCCACCAAGAGAATCCAAGTTCAAAGCCGAAGATCAAATCATCGCTGGTAACACTGCCTTCTTTGGAGCCACTTCAGGTTCAGCCTTTATCAGAGGTATTGCTGCAGAGAGATTTGCCGTTAGAAACTCTGGTGCTATTATTGTTACAGAAGGTACCGGTGATCATGGTTGTGAATATATGTCTGGTGGTagagttgttgttttagGTTCCACTGGTAGAAACTTTGGTTCTGGTATGTGTGGTGGTATTGCATATGTTTTGGACATGGCACAAGATTTTGCTGAAAAAGTCAATGGAGCTCAAGTTGAATTATCCCAAGTTACTGAAACAGAGGAAATTGCATTCTTGAGAAACTTGATTGAGGACCATCGTCATTACACTGGTTCTGAAGTTGCTGATAACATTTTGAATGATTTCAACAGATACTTGCCTAGATTTGTTAAAGTTTTACCAAACGACTACAAAAAAGTAttggaaaaggaaaagaaattagcTGAAGAAgccaaaaagaaagaattgaGTACTTTCTTGAAATCCATCAAGGAAGATCCAGAATCAGATGTCACCAACGGAGAAGCTTATAAGATTAAGAAAGGACATGTTCATCATCCTAACAAAGGCAAGAATGAACCAAAAGTTGCTGATGTTGAAGATACTATTTTCAACACTGAGTTTGAAAAGAAGGCTCCTGTAAAATTGGATAAACTCAGAGGGTTTATGAAATATAAACgtagaaatgaaaaatacaGAGATGCCAAGGCCAGAACCAAGGATTGGAATGAAATGACTTCGAGATTGACTAAAGAGGAATTGAAATATGAAACTGCTAGATGTATGGATTGTGGTGTTCCATTCTGTACCTCGGATACTGGTTGTCCTATTTCTAATGTTATTCCTAAATGGAATGAATTGGTTTTCAATGATAGATGGTTTGATGCTTTGCAAAGATTATTGATGACCAACAATTTCCCAGAATTTACTGGTAGAATTTGTCCAGCTCCATGTAATGGTGCTTGTGTTTTGGGTATCAATGAAGATCCAGTCAATATTAAATCTGTTGAATGTGCCATTATCGACCATGGTTTCGAACAAGGTTGGATCAAGCCAACTCCACCGGCTCACAGAACTGGTAAGACTGTTGCTGTTATTGGTTCTGGTCCTGCAGGTTTAGCAGCTGctgatcaattgaataagGCTGGTCATTTGGTTACTGTTTATGAAAGAAGTGACAGACCAGGTGGTTTGTTGATGTATGGTATTCCAAACATGAAGTTGGACAAGGGTATCGTCAAGAGAAGAACCGATTTATTGGCAGCCGAAGGTGTTGAGTTTATTTGTAACACCACAGTTGGAGAAGATATTACTGTTTCTGAATTGAAGTCACAATTTGATGCTGTTGTTTTCGCTGTTGGGTCTACTATTCCAAGAGATTTGAGAATCCCAGGTAGAGAATTAAAGAACATTAATTTTGCTATGCAATTATTGCATTCCAACACCAAAGCCTTGTTGGATGATCAATTGGAGGATATCCGAAAGAACTTGGCTGGTAAGAATGTCGTTGTTATTGGTGGCGGTGATACTGGTAATGATTGTTTGGGTACATCTACTAGACATGGTGCCAAATCCGTGACTAACTTTGAATTGTTGCCACACCCACCAAATGCCAGACCAAAGGATAACCCATGGCCACAATGGCCTAGAATTTTCAGAGTCGACTACGGTCATACTGAAGTCGCTACTCATTACGGTAAAGATCCAAGAGAATATTCTATATTATCCAAAGAGTTTGTTGGTGATGAAGAAGGCAATGTTAAAGGAATCAAGACAGTCAGAGTTGAATGGAAACGTTCTGATTCAGGAGCTTGGCAAATGGCTGAGGTTCCAGGTAGTGAAGAATTTTTCCCAGCCGATGTTATTTTGTTGTCTATGGGATTCCTTGGACCTGAAGCAGATAATTTGGAAGTTCAAAAGACCAAGAGAGGTACTATCACCACTGTTGATCCAAATGTATACAAGGTCAACAAAGACGATAATGTTTTTGCTGCTGGTGATTGTAGAAGAGGTCAATCATTAGTTGTTTGGGGTATCCAAGAAGGTAGACAATGTGCTAGAGAAGTTGATGAGTATTTAATGGGATCTACTAGATTGCCAGGTAATGGTTCTGTTGAACAAAGAAActataaattattagagGAATTAGCCGAAAAggtttaa
- a CDS encoding histone acetyltransferase type B subunit 2, putative (Similar to S. cerevisiae HAT2;~Similar to C. albicans HAT2) — MSEQPTEPLSIKEEYQLWRENCRYMYEFVSETALTWPSLTIQWLPKYTQSKGLIDAKLLLGTHTSNQSENQLKVASTQLSADPNVKANSKIKIVEKLENNAEICRARYMPQDANIVATINGLGEVDLYNLDTETRYSHFAPHTKNGYGISWNPKQKGLLVTGADDHLVCVSDTTTTKTIFKSDIQKDIVNDVKWHQFNGNLFASVSEDSHVYLFDIRDNKVVSEYYAESSNGINSLAFSSFAENLMAIGNTNSNINLLDLRKLDSSSGLLHTMMGHSEGITCMEFSPHHDGILATGSQDRRIIIWDLFKVGEEQQQEDAEDGCPELFMMHAGHTAGVSDLSWCPFKEWMIGSVADDNIVHLWEISKKLITNEEVEVDESVLE; from the coding sequence ATGTCTGAACAACCAACAGAACCACTTTCGATCAAGGAAGAATATCAACTATGGAGGGAAAACTGTCGATACATGTATGAGTTTGTTAGTGAGACGGCATTGACATGGCCATCACTTACAATTCAATGGCTTCCAAAGTACACTCAATCCAAGGGGCTCATTGATGCCAAACTTCTATTGGGAACACATACGTCCAACCAAAGTGAAAACCAGTTGAAAGTTGCATCAACACAGTTGCTGGCAGACCCGAATGTCAAGGCCAATTcgaaaatcaaaattgtaGAGAAACTCGAAAATAATGCCGAAATCTGCCGTGCAAGATACATGCCACAAGATGCAAATATCGTAGCCACCATCAACGGGTTGGGTGAGGTGGACTTGTATAATTTAGACACTGAAACCAGATATTCACATTTTGCTCCACACACAAAGAACGGGTACGGCATATCTTGGAACCCCAAACAAAAAGGATTATTAGTCACTGGTGCTGATGACCATCTTGTTTGCGTTAGTgacaccaccactaccaaaACTATTTTCAAAAGTGACATACAAAAAGATATTGTTAATGATGTTAAATGGCACCAATTCAATGGCAATTTATTTGCATCAGTGTCAGAGGATAGCCATGTTTACTTGTTTGATATAAGAGATAACAAAGTGGTTAGTGAATACTACGCAGAATCTTCCAATGGTATCAATTCCTTGGCATTCTCTTCATTTGCGGAGAACTTGATGGCAATTGGTAatacaaattcaaatatcaatttattagaCTTGAGAAAATTGGATCTGTCCTCAGGATTGTTACACACCATGATGGGCCATTCAGAGGGGATAACTTGTATGGAATTTTCACCCCACCATGACGGTATACTTGCCACTGGATCGCAAGACAGAAGGATAATTATTTGGGACTTGTTCAAAGTTGGAGAAgagcaacaacaagaagacGCTGAGGATGGGTGTCCCGAACTATTCATGATGCATGCTGGTCATACTGCAGGAGTAAGCGATTTAAGTTGGTGTCCTTTTAAAGAGTGGATGATTGGGTCGGTTGCTGACGATAATATTGTCCATCTTTGGGAAATCAGTAAAAAGTTGATTACAAACGAAGAAGTTGAAGTAGATGAGTCGGTTTTAGAGTAG